The Brachypodium distachyon strain Bd21 chromosome 4, Brachypodium_distachyon_v3.0, whole genome shotgun sequence nucleotide sequence TCCCCGCAGCCGCGGCTCAGGTAACTACTGATGGATTCCGCAACAGCCCTCCTTGATCTATGTGTGTACTATACACGGAGTAGTACGTTTAGGGCCAGGCCATCTCGATCTGTGGAGCGGACTGGGGAGAGATCACACGCATCTCGATCCGGCCAGTGCAATCAGGAATAAGTGcagtttccctaaaaaaaaagttgaaatcTATTTCAATCCTGTCAGGTCAGATGAAGTTGAAATCTATTTCATCTCAACTTTCTTGTGTTActgtagtgttttttttactataGTCTTTAGTTGGTCAACTATCAAGGCTTCGCGAGTATATATTGCTATAGCACTTGCTCCCTTTGTGCTTTGTTGTACTCGATACAAACGAcgcaaaataaaattaaaaggTGAGATAAGAACGCGCGTGTATAGGGTGGTGCAGTGGAGTTCCAGCCGAGCAAAATTTTCCGAAATAAATTTGGTACACTTTTTTTATAATATCGAAAACTTTAAACCCTGCTAACCATGTTTGCAGAATGAAATGATTGGTTTAATTTGATAACTGATGCAGGTGGCAGCGAGCACGACGGTGAGGGAAAACGACGCCGCGATTCGCTCCATGTTGTCCACTGGCTCCAGCGATGGCGCCCCCGCCGGCACCGGTAGCGACCGGTAGTGATGGCCATCGCCAACCGCTCACTGAGGTCAACtacgtgtatatatataacGTGTGCTTGCTGCTGCAAATTAATTTTTTGCCCTATAGTTATATAGCTGAGACGGCCTTAGTACAGTGGGTTTCCTGCTTTCTCTTGCTGCTTTAGCCGAGACGGCCTTAGTACAGTGGGTTTCCTGCTTTCTCTTGCTGCTTTCATTCTCTTGTAAAAGCACTGAGACTATGTTGTTTCCAATTATATTTCAACGGGGTCGCCCGGTTTCGAATTATGGATGAATGGATCATTGTaggcggagaagaaggaggagcagcggctgCGGCGTGTCATCGCCAACCGGGAATCCGCCCGTAAAACCAGCCTCCGCCGCAAGGTACTAAGTCCTAGGAGGAGTAGTCAGGGgggttaattaattagcatgTATATGTGCTCATTACCCTTGTCTGAATCTGATGAAATGTGTACTGATCTACCTTGTTACTCATCAGGCGCTGCATGCAGACCTGGAAAAGAAGGTCGCGGAGCTGACGACCGAGAACGAGAACCTCAAGAAGGTATGTACCACCATACCATATCATAGTTCGATCTACTAATAATGCGAGTAATTCGATGATCTATCCCAATATAATACTGCTGAATTAATGTGCGACTAACGCATGGTGCGTGACCAGGAGAAAGAAGTGTGGACGGAGAAGTACCAGACGCTCCTCGAGAAACAACAGCAAGAGGCAAACACCTTCCTTCgctttcctcctcctgctaCTTTCAATTATATGCGTCTCTCTGTCGTTTCTTCCCCTTTCCGTTATTAGTTTTAGCATGTTAGTAGTATTAGTACAACTTTTTGTTTGGCCATGTACTTGTACAAACTTTTAGTAAAACCTTTGGGCCAAAATGGAAACCTAGTATATATGTTCCTATCTTGGCTCTAGGTTTATTACGTTCCTCCTGATCGAGCAGGTCGATCGATCGCTGCAACACGTGCATGCGTGGGCGGGAGATTGGTCTCCGCACTCAGTCCTGCTTAAGCTAGCTGGGAGAATCACTAGTGTCACCTGTATTGCATCGATCTGTGCCAATTTTTATAATAAATATAGTGGTCTTTACTAATTTACCAAGGGTTTGCACCAAATCATTGGTGTGAGTTGACACCAATGCTTGAACGTAGCTTTGCCCTAGCCTACTTAGACAATGTAATCCTTTTCCTTTGCTCTCAGTCAGCCTCTCGCAGACCCTGCACTACAAGAAATATGCTGATTTTTTAAACCCCTCCCCCCCATTTTTGTCACTAAATCATCATCATTTTCAATTTATGACATTCTTATGACGAAAACAGGTCGTCAAAAAGCAACCGTCGGTAATGATCTTTAATGACGTTTTTTGGTGAATTGGTCATAAAGGTTATGACCAAATTGGATCGTCACAAATTAATGACGAAATATTTTGGTCACTAACAGTCCGGCCAGGACACGTAGGATCTGACGTGGCAATCTGACAATAGGGAGGAGCCCGGTGTCCTCTTGTCTCTGTACAATATGGGTTTATTTTGCTGTCTTATAGGGATTTGGTGTTGAGCCGCTCCGAAGAATCTCGAAACCAGCTCAAGATGGCAAGGGGTATCCATTACCCGCGGATCTGGTGGGTAATATCCCCATTAGGGCAACAGTTTAGACAAATTTTTACCCATGAGTACCTAAACAGGAAAATCTTATACCAACTAGTAGAGCGGGTATGTGTATGGGAATATACAACCCATAGCTGTGTACCATGCACCCATATGCTAACCTGACATGTGAGTCCAGAGAACTCCCAATTCTATGGAGAGTCCCGAGTTTGGGCAATATGTTGGGTCTTGCCACCCTACCCTTGCAACCTTACTCCCAAGAAACCCAAAACTAACGTGCATCCCTCCCCCAAACCAATTGACTGAGTCAGTGGAGGCATGGGCGTGCGCGTGCCCTAGGCCGAGGCCAACACGGAGACACCGACTCCCGATCCCGTCCCACTCCTCACAGGGCAACCTCGACTTGGTGAGTTCTGACTTTTTGTAGGATGTGATGATTGCCTTGAATAAAAACTTCCAATTCTTCATCCTGGTCATAATTTCCGTTGGCACCATCGGTGAGGAGAAGCCTTAGGTTGGTAGCTTCTTCAATAAGCCTCCTCAGGCTCTCTAGGTCTATTGCTTACTATCCCCTACTCTCCTCGTCTTTGCCTCAATCGTAATAGCAAAGGGAAGGGTGACTATTGGGGTGGGGCTCGACATAGATCCTAGGACCTTGCTCCCCTGTTCATTTCCCCCAAGAAATCTTTGTGTCGAAATCCCCCTTCTAGTTCGTTGTTGTCAGTTATTCTTCGTAACGTTAGCTGGTAGCAGAAGTAGGTTGGGTGTAGCATGTTGCATACTCTTTTCAATTTGCTTGCATTAGTCTCCTTTTCTTGCGACTTGATGTGACCATGGAGACTAGGTACCTTTCGTGGGCGGAGCGCGA carries:
- the LOC112268936 gene encoding bZIP transcription factor 16-like — protein: MAPPPAPVATGSDGHRQPLTEAEKKEEQRLRRVIANRESARKTSLRRKALHADLEKKVAELTTENENLKKEKEVWTEKYQTLLEKQQQEANTFLRFPPPATFNYMRLSVVSSPFRY